In the genome of Ensifer adhaerens, one region contains:
- a CDS encoding dihydroneopterin aldolase, with product MKQYTIYMKNCAFFARHGFFDEEAFLGQRFFVDARLDVEAEAPLQDDKLDGTVDYGVAFKVIESVVLGQRRYLIEALAADIATGLSEKFPHIRRAEITVRKPNAPVPGVLDYVEVTVTHVP from the coding sequence GTGAAGCAATACACGATCTACATGAAGAACTGCGCGTTCTTCGCCCGCCATGGCTTTTTCGACGAGGAGGCCTTTCTGGGCCAGCGCTTCTTTGTCGATGCGCGGCTGGATGTCGAGGCGGAGGCGCCGCTTCAGGACGACAAGCTCGACGGGACGGTGGATTACGGTGTGGCCTTCAAGGTCATCGAATCCGTCGTGCTTGGCCAGCGGCGCTATCTGATCGAGGCGCTGGCCGCCGATATCGCCACGGGGCTGAGCGAGAAGTTTCCACATATCCGACGCGCCGAGATCACCGTTCGCAAGCCGAATGCGCCGGTTCCGGGCGTGCTCGACTATGTCGAGGTCACGGTGACCCATGTCCCTTGA
- a CDS encoding phosphohistidine phosphatase, translated as MPPVSRLFLLRHAQSAWPRPGERDFDRQLDAAGRGEAERIGRAAAGMDLLPTHLICSTAERCKQTAAAFISAMEHAPDVTLDPNLYSGGADHYLSLCDAVRNGARVMIIGHNPMIEETFNRLAGARAAYAHIPAGFPTAGLAAFTRSGEEHWQLDTLLTP; from the coding sequence ATGCCTCCCGTCAGCCGCCTGTTTCTCCTGCGCCACGCGCAAAGCGCCTGGCCCCGGCCAGGGGAGCGGGATTTCGACCGTCAGCTGGATGCGGCCGGTCGCGGAGAAGCTGAACGGATTGGCCGCGCCGCCGCCGGCATGGACCTGCTTCCGACGCACCTCATCTGCTCCACGGCGGAACGCTGCAAGCAGACCGCCGCCGCCTTCATATCAGCCATGGAGCATGCGCCGGACGTCACTCTCGACCCGAACCTGTATAGCGGAGGAGCAGATCACTATCTGTCGCTCTGCGATGCGGTGCGCAACGGCGCGCGGGTCATGATCATCGGGCACAATCCGATGATCGAAGAGACGTTCAATCGCCTCGCCGGCGCCAGAGCGGCCTACGCCCATATCCCCGCCGGCTTCCCCACCGCGGGTCTCGCCGCCTTTACCAGGAGCGGCGAGGAGCACTGGCAACTGGACACCCTGCTGACGCCCTGA
- a CDS encoding D-alanyl-D-alanine carboxypeptidase: MLKNSPQKRSTAGGFVGLFRKIAVTIIAGTFFAASAAYAAKQAGIVIDANTGKVLYNQDSGGLRYPASLTKMMTLYLVFEALNSGKLTKSTPITMSATAAGQAPTKLGVRAGGTFTVEQGILALVTRSANDVAWAFAEALGGSVPNFGKMMTAKARSLGMRNTIYVNPNGLPDDRQLTTARDQAILGIALRQHFPQYYSYFSVRSFRFGKQVIANHNHLLGRVAGVDGIKTGYTRAAGSNLATSAQADGHSIVVVVLGERSAGARDSRVTQLVKRYLPLSSTGHGNFVIARSSPTPAPTRVEIPAPVQSAAALASRPVEVASAGTPDMPPAPIPAAEPINRIEQAFGDAPRIAPEKPAVMRASKDEEDSSSPVKTAFAAPQAEIPARAVLKAEKKKAEKEAEAAKSKDDSDEDEGVDNVTTASTSRTIKDKGWTIQVGAAPSKELAEGLLDKAKAKGGKVLRSADPYTVAAISDGAKIYRARFSGFRGQDSAVNACKALKRRGISCWASLD; the protein is encoded by the coding sequence ATGCTGAAAAACTCCCCACAAAAACGTTCCACAGCCGGCGGCTTCGTCGGATTGTTCCGGAAGATCGCCGTAACGATCATTGCAGGCACGTTTTTTGCCGCCAGCGCCGCCTATGCCGCCAAGCAGGCTGGGATCGTAATCGACGCCAACACGGGCAAGGTTCTCTACAATCAGGATTCGGGCGGCCTGCGTTACCCCGCGTCGCTCACGAAGATGATGACGCTGTATCTCGTCTTCGAAGCGCTGAATTCCGGCAAGCTGACCAAGTCGACCCCGATCACCATGTCGGCCACGGCAGCGGGGCAGGCCCCGACCAAGCTGGGGGTTCGCGCCGGCGGCACGTTTACGGTCGAACAGGGCATTCTGGCGCTCGTCACCCGCTCCGCCAACGACGTCGCATGGGCCTTCGCTGAAGCGCTGGGCGGCTCGGTTCCGAATTTCGGCAAGATGATGACCGCCAAGGCTCGCTCGCTTGGCATGCGAAACACCATCTATGTGAACCCGAACGGCCTTCCGGATGACCGCCAGCTGACCACGGCGCGCGACCAGGCCATTCTCGGGATCGCGCTGCGCCAGCATTTCCCGCAATATTACAGCTATTTCTCGGTCCGCTCCTTCCGGTTCGGCAAGCAGGTCATCGCCAACCACAATCACCTGCTCGGTCGTGTTGCCGGTGTTGACGGCATCAAGACGGGCTATACCCGCGCGGCCGGCTCCAACCTTGCCACCTCCGCGCAGGCCGACGGCCACTCCATCGTGGTCGTCGTGCTGGGCGAGCGCTCGGCCGGGGCGCGCGATTCGCGTGTGACGCAGCTCGTCAAGCGCTACCTGCCTCTGTCCTCCACGGGACATGGCAATTTCGTGATCGCGCGCTCCTCGCCGACACCGGCGCCGACCCGAGTCGAAATCCCCGCTCCCGTCCAGTCCGCGGCGGCCCTGGCCTCGCGCCCGGTCGAAGTCGCCTCGGCCGGCACACCGGATATGCCGCCTGCGCCTATTCCGGCAGCCGAGCCGATAAACCGGATCGAACAGGCGTTTGGCGACGCTCCCCGTATCGCTCCGGAAAAGCCGGCAGTCATGCGGGCGTCCAAGGACGAGGAGGACAGTTCCTCTCCGGTCAAGACGGCCTTTGCCGCGCCGCAGGCGGAAATTCCTGCCCGGGCAGTCCTGAAGGCCGAAAAGAAGAAGGCTGAAAAGGAGGCCGAAGCGGCCAAGTCCAAGGATGACAGTGACGAAGACGAAGGCGTGGACAACGTAACCACAGCCTCCACCTCGCGCACCATCAAGGACAAGGGCTGGACAATTCAGGTTGGCGCCGCGCCGAGCAAGGAACTGGCAGAAGGTCTCCTCGACAAGGCAAAGGCCAAAGGCGGCAAGGTATTGCGTTCCGCCGACCCCTATACGGTTGCCGCGATCTCTGACGGCGCCAAGATCTACCGCGCCCGCTTCAGCGGCTTCCGTGGCCAGGATTCAGCGGTCAATGCCTGCAAGGCGCTGAAGCGCCGCGGCATCAGCTGCTGGGCGAGCCTGGACTAG
- a CDS encoding Predicted secreted Zn-dependent protease, with the protein MNFMSVWVSWRVLAFLGTVFCGLLALVTLARADTSVHKSTVYFSVGGRTATELDSALMRNGPKVGGMARHPGAAQIKFSGDIRYRESKSNCGVAAAHVKLNLRLILPRWKNRNSAPQGLAVLWDSLAGDIHRHEERHAEIATQHAHQMEQALRSLPPQKTCEAMQALVARTTDEQIALHDADQQRFDREEMANFEARIMRLVKQREAQMQMSAAK; encoded by the coding sequence ATGAACTTTATGTCGGTTTGGGTATCGTGGCGCGTTCTTGCCTTCCTCGGAACCGTGTTTTGCGGCCTGTTGGCTCTGGTCACCCTGGCCAGGGCTGATACCAGCGTCCACAAGTCTACTGTTTATTTCAGCGTCGGCGGAAGGACCGCAACGGAGCTCGATAGCGCCCTGATGCGCAACGGGCCCAAGGTCGGCGGCATGGCCCGCCATCCGGGAGCCGCGCAGATCAAGTTCTCGGGCGACATCAGGTATCGTGAGAGCAAGAGCAATTGCGGCGTCGCCGCCGCCCATGTGAAACTGAACCTCCGCCTTATCCTGCCGCGCTGGAAAAATCGCAACAGCGCACCCCAGGGTCTGGCTGTACTCTGGGATTCACTTGCCGGCGACATCCACCGCCATGAAGAGCGCCACGCCGAGATCGCCACCCAGCACGCCCACCAGATGGAGCAGGCTCTGCGCTCCCTCCCTCCGCAGAAGACCTGCGAGGCGATGCAGGCGCTTGTAGCCCGCACCACCGACGAGCAGATCGCCCTTCACGACGCCGACCAGCAGCGTTTCGACCGCGAGGAAATGGCCAATTTCGAAGCCCGCATCATGCGCCTCGTCAAGCAACGCGAGGCGCAGATGCAGATGAGCGCCGCGAAGTGA
- a CDS encoding dihydropteroate synthase (manually curated): MSKAACFEPRNWPLAHGRALTLGPQGLIMAIVNVTPDSFSDGGLFRQADAAVDQALRLAEAGAHILDIGGESTRPGAAAVDGDEERRRVLPVVEALVKRFGKTGPVLSVDTYRAETAAAALSAGAHIVNDVWGLTREPGIARVAAQHQAGVCIMHNGRGRTVLPDPIEDQLVFFGQSLEIADAAGMDRQRIVLDPGFGFAKETAAINVELMRRFEELHALGLPLLAGTSRKRFLGELTGRQVASERDIATAATSAILRLAGASVFRVHDVASSRDALAVADAMIKAGR, translated from the coding sequence GTGTCAAAGGCAGCTTGTTTCGAGCCACGCAACTGGCCGTTGGCGCATGGTCGAGCCCTGACGTTGGGCCCACAAGGGCTCATCATGGCGATCGTCAATGTGACGCCGGACTCCTTTTCGGACGGCGGACTGTTCCGCCAGGCCGATGCGGCTGTCGATCAGGCGCTGCGTCTCGCCGAGGCCGGTGCGCATATTCTCGATATCGGCGGTGAGTCCACAAGGCCGGGCGCTGCGGCTGTCGACGGCGATGAGGAGCGTCGCCGTGTCCTGCCTGTCGTCGAGGCGCTGGTGAAGCGTTTCGGCAAGACGGGGCCGGTCCTATCCGTCGATACCTATCGCGCCGAAACGGCTGCGGCCGCGCTTTCAGCCGGTGCGCATATTGTGAACGATGTCTGGGGGCTGACGCGCGAGCCGGGGATTGCGCGCGTCGCCGCACAGCATCAGGCCGGCGTTTGCATCATGCATAATGGGCGCGGCCGGACGGTATTGCCTGATCCGATCGAGGACCAGCTGGTCTTTTTCGGGCAATCGCTGGAGATCGCTGATGCGGCCGGCATGGACCGCCAGCGCATCGTGCTCGATCCGGGCTTCGGCTTTGCCAAGGAGACCGCGGCGATCAATGTCGAGTTGATGCGACGGTTCGAGGAATTACACGCACTTGGGCTTCCGCTGCTCGCCGGCACCTCGCGCAAGCGGTTCCTGGGTGAACTCACAGGCCGGCAGGTGGCATCGGAGCGCGATATTGCAACGGCCGCGACCAGCGCGATCCTGAGGCTTGCCGGCGCCAGCGTGTTCAGGGTGCATGATGTCGCAAGCAGCAGGGATGCGCTGGCCGTGGCGGATGCTATGATAAAGGCCGGCCGGTAA
- a CDS encoding citrate synthase, with translation MSAPDQYIDAETAAELLGVSRATLYAYVSRGQIHTSGSDGDPRRRLYSAYDIDELNKRKSVGRRPRAIAETTLDWGLPVLASAISLIDEGKLYYRGRDAVRLAETATLEDTARLLWDCGKIDPFADPANIPERFDPYVTNFVRTLPLTERCQALLPLVAAGRTTAWQRSARALWPGAASLIRAMGGAASCSSADGSPIHKHLAREWECGDFGGDLIRRALVLLADHELNASAFAVRVVASTGASLGACLNAGLSALSGPLHGGTTSLVELLFDDVRQAGSAAVAVEMRLRRGDGVPGFSHPLYPEGDPRAEAILPLLPRESGRDDLIAVMEDTAGKRPNIDFALVSLRRALGLPRGSALALFAVGRSVGWIAHALEQNAEGSLIRPRARYAGPAPED, from the coding sequence ATGTCCGCACCCGATCAATATATCGATGCAGAAACCGCCGCCGAACTCCTCGGCGTCAGCCGGGCCACACTCTATGCCTACGTGAGTCGCGGCCAGATCCATACATCCGGATCGGATGGAGACCCGCGCCGCAGGCTCTACAGCGCGTATGACATTGACGAACTCAACAAGCGAAAGTCCGTCGGTCGTCGCCCCCGCGCCATTGCTGAAACGACGCTCGACTGGGGCCTGCCGGTCCTCGCCTCCGCCATATCGCTGATTGACGAAGGCAAGCTGTATTATCGTGGCCGCGATGCCGTGCGTCTCGCCGAAACCGCGACCCTGGAGGACACCGCACGCTTATTATGGGATTGCGGCAAAATTGACCCCTTTGCCGATCCCGCCAACATACCCGAGCGCTTCGACCCCTACGTGACAAATTTCGTTCGCACGCTCCCGCTCACGGAACGATGCCAGGCTTTGCTTCCCCTGGTCGCTGCCGGCAGGACCACCGCGTGGCAGCGAAGCGCGCGCGCACTCTGGCCGGGTGCCGCTTCTCTTATCCGCGCCATGGGCGGCGCCGCAAGCTGCAGTTCGGCCGACGGTTCGCCGATCCACAAGCATCTGGCGCGCGAATGGGAATGCGGCGATTTCGGTGGCGATCTCATCCGCCGCGCGCTCGTGCTGCTGGCGGATCACGAACTCAACGCCTCCGCCTTTGCCGTCCGGGTCGTCGCCTCCACGGGAGCCTCGCTCGGCGCGTGTCTCAATGCGGGCCTATCGGCCCTCAGCGGCCCCTTGCATGGCGGTACGACAAGCCTTGTGGAATTGCTGTTTGACGATGTTCGGCAGGCCGGCAGCGCGGCCGTGGCTGTCGAAATGCGCCTGCGACGTGGGGATGGCGTGCCAGGATTTTCCCATCCGCTCTATCCGGAGGGCGATCCCCGTGCGGAAGCAATCCTGCCCCTCCTGCCCCGCGAATCCGGCCGCGATGATCTGATCGCCGTCATGGAAGACACGGCCGGCAAGCGGCCCAATATCGATTTCGCGCTCGTGTCTCTGCGCCGCGCCCTGGGCCTGCCCCGCGGCAGCGCGCTCGCCCTGTTTGCTGTCGGCCGTTCCGTTGGCTGGATTGCGCACGCGCTGGAGCAGAATGCCGAGGGCAGCCTCATTCGCCCCCGCGCCCGCTACGCAGGCCCCGCCCCGGAAGATTGA
- a CDS encoding PilZ domain-containing protein: MDTTQIAHSRVPMANDQRMFQRVAVNLHGRMLSATREEVDCVVIEMSPGDAQIEADARVNVGDRIIAYIDHIGRIEGDVLSLGAKGRFVISVNATERKREKLAAQLTWIANKHELGLPEDRRHERVAPRNNRSEIVLDDGRSYPCRIIDLSLSGAAIEIAVRPAMGTAVQLGNMRGRVVRHFQEGVAIEFSALQTRESLSGLI, from the coding sequence ATGGACACGACGCAGATCGCGCACAGCCGGGTGCCCATGGCGAACGACCAGCGCATGTTCCAGCGCGTCGCGGTGAACCTGCACGGTCGCATGCTTTCGGCGACCCGCGAAGAAGTAGATTGCGTCGTCATCGAGATGTCCCCCGGTGACGCCCAGATCGAGGCAGATGCGCGTGTGAATGTCGGCGACCGCATCATCGCCTATATCGATCATATCGGCCGGATCGAAGGCGACGTCCTGAGCCTCGGGGCCAAGGGCCGCTTCGTCATCTCGGTCAACGCGACGGAACGCAAGCGCGAAAAGCTCGCGGCACAGCTAACCTGGATCGCCAACAAGCACGAACTGGGCCTGCCGGAAGATCGACGTCACGAACGCGTCGCGCCGCGCAACAACCGGTCCGAAATCGTCCTCGATGATGGCCGCAGCTATCCCTGCCGGATCATCGACCTGTCGCTCTCCGGCGCAGCCATCGAGATCGCCGTCCGGCCGGCCATGGGGACAGCCGTCCAGCTCGGCAATATGCGCGGACGCGTCGTACGCCACTTCCAGGAAGGCGTCGCCATCGAATTCTCCGCGCTGCAGACGCGAGAATCGCTGTCCGGGCTGATCTGA
- a CDS encoding citrate synthase, which yields MNIPLKSLASPAGDVFSPGLEGVIAAETILSHVDGAAGRLVVRGHELEQLADWSFEAVLSLLWRDLAPENLDEAEIRARLGAARVAAFERMMAALPALDGLSQVEGLRLLLSCLPDAEKESHHLVAVAAVPVFAAAVARRARGLAPVQPDPALGAAADFLRMLHGSEQGPEKVRALDTYLVTVADHGLNASTFAARVIASTQAGLFSSVIGGLCALKGPLHGGAPGPVLDMLDAIGDADNIGAWLSDALDRGERLMGFGHRIYRVRDPRADALKRAVSRLRDAGGRIVFAEKVEQQALALLAARKPLRPLQTNVEFYTALVLEAVGFPRESFTNVFAAGRMAGWTAHVLEQDALGRLIRPQSRYVGPVPA from the coding sequence ATGAATATCCCCTTGAAATCTCTTGCGTCTCCGGCCGGTGATGTTTTTTCGCCCGGCCTTGAGGGTGTTATTGCCGCCGAGACCATCCTGTCCCATGTCGATGGTGCTGCCGGTCGCCTGGTCGTCCGAGGTCACGAATTGGAGCAATTGGCCGACTGGTCCTTTGAAGCGGTTCTTTCGCTTCTCTGGCGCGATCTTGCGCCGGAAAATCTCGATGAGGCGGAAATACGGGCGCGGCTGGGCGCGGCGCGGGTCGCTGCCTTCGAGCGGATGATGGCCGCCTTGCCGGCGCTCGACGGCTTGTCTCAGGTCGAGGGCTTGCGGCTGCTTCTGTCGTGCCTACCGGACGCGGAAAAGGAAAGTCACCACCTGGTGGCGGTGGCTGCCGTGCCGGTCTTTGCCGCAGCCGTTGCGCGGCGAGCGCGCGGGCTTGCGCCGGTGCAGCCCGATCCCGCCCTGGGGGCTGCGGCTGATTTTCTGCGGATGCTGCACGGGTCGGAGCAGGGGCCGGAGAAGGTGCGGGCGCTCGATACCTATCTGGTCACGGTGGCCGATCACGGGTTGAACGCCTCGACCTTTGCGGCGCGGGTGATTGCCTCCACGCAGGCCGGTCTATTCTCGTCAGTCATCGGCGGGCTGTGCGCTCTGAAGGGGCCGCTGCATGGCGGCGCGCCGGGTCCGGTGCTCGACATGCTGGACGCGATTGGCGACGCAGACAATATCGGGGCCTGGCTTTCGGATGCGCTCGACCGTGGCGAGCGTCTCATGGGCTTCGGGCATCGCATCTACCGGGTGCGCGATCCGCGCGCCGATGCGCTGAAGCGGGCGGTCTCGAGGCTTCGCGACGCGGGCGGTCGTATCGTCTTTGCGGAGAAGGTGGAGCAGCAGGCGCTGGCGCTTCTGGCTGCGCGCAAACCGCTTCGCCCCTTGCAGACGAATGTGGAGTTCTACACGGCGCTGGTTCTGGAGGCCGTTGGCTTCCCCCGCGAGAGCTTCACCAATGTCTTTGCGGCGGGTCGCATGGCAGGCTGGACGGCGCATGTTCTGGAACAGGACGCGCTCGGCCGGTTGATCCGTCCGCAGTCGCGCTATGTCGGTCCCGTGCCTGCGTGA
- a CDS encoding transcriptional regulator, TraR/DksA family: protein MSETIELSKYVLSEDEEFMNPNQQAYFRAKLINWKNEILREARETLDHLAEESANHPDLADRASSETDRAIELRARDRQRKLISKIDAALQRIEDGTYGYCEETGEPIGLKRLDARPIATLSIEAQERHERREKVYRDE from the coding sequence TTGAGTGAGACTATCGAACTTAGCAAGTACGTCCTTTCTGAAGACGAGGAGTTCATGAATCCCAATCAGCAGGCTTATTTTCGTGCCAAGCTGATCAACTGGAAAAATGAAATCCTCCGGGAAGCGCGCGAGACCCTCGACCACCTCGCCGAAGAAAGCGCCAACCATCCCGATCTCGCCGACCGTGCCTCTTCCGAAACCGACCGTGCCATCGAGCTTCGCGCCCGCGACCGGCAGCGCAAGCTGATCTCCAAGATCGATGCCGCGCTGCAGCGGATCGAAGACGGAACCTATGGCTATTGCGAGGAAACGGGCGAACCGATCGGGCTGAAGCGTCTCGACGCACGGCCGATCGCCACGCTGTCGATCGAGGCGCAGGAGCGTCACGAGCGTCGCGAGAAGGTCTATCGGGACGAATAA
- a CDS encoding 2-amino-4-hydroxy-6-hydroxymethyldihydropteridinediphosphokinase, which yields MSLEAGFRQANLGLGGNIGDPAAYMAAALRMIAAHADCHVARVSRLYRTPPWGKTDQDWFFNACALIETSLSPEALLDLCLGLEKEMNRVRIERWGPRTLDIDILTYEGVTSDAERLLLPHPRVAERAFVLMPLCDYAPETMIGTQSARDLLAKVDAGGIEPVSKDGGWWKA from the coding sequence ATGTCCCTTGAGGCTGGGTTTCGGCAGGCCAATCTCGGCCTCGGCGGCAATATCGGCGACCCGGCGGCCTATATGGCGGCCGCGTTGCGCATGATCGCGGCGCATGCCGACTGTCATGTCGCACGGGTCTCGCGGCTTTATCGTACGCCTCCCTGGGGCAAGACGGATCAGGACTGGTTCTTCAATGCCTGTGCGCTGATCGAAACATCTTTGTCGCCGGAGGCGCTTCTCGATCTTTGTCTGGGACTCGAGAAGGAGATGAACCGCGTTCGCATCGAGCGCTGGGGGCCACGCACGCTCGATATCGACATCCTGACCTATGAAGGCGTGACGAGCGATGCGGAGCGGCTTCTGCTGCCGCATCCGCGGGTGGCGGAGCGGGCATTCGTGTTGATGCCGCTGTGCGATTACGCGCCGGAGACGATGATTGGAACGCAAAGCGCCCGCGACCTTCTCGCAAAGGTCGACGCGGGCGGTATCGAGCCGGTCTCAAAAGACGGCGGATGGTGGAAGGCGTAA
- a CDS encoding Predicted transglutaminase-like cysteine proteinase, with translation MQRTIRIALAALAFIATGTVSAFALPANMQSLGATNPPIGHYDYCKRNPSDCLPNTDGQQPYRLDETNWKTILRINYNVNTTIKPMTDQELYGVEEYWAIPTTAGDCEDYALLKRKLLHEAGVPLSDLLMTVVLQPNGEGHAILTIRTDRGDFVLDNMRNKVLIWSETEYRFLKRQATDNSAKWVKLDDGRVTSTSVGTLR, from the coding sequence ATGCAAAGAACAATAAGAATAGCGCTTGCCGCCCTCGCCTTTATCGCCACTGGCACAGTCAGCGCATTCGCCCTGCCCGCGAACATGCAGAGCCTCGGCGCAACCAATCCGCCGATCGGCCATTACGATTACTGCAAGCGCAACCCGTCTGACTGCCTGCCGAACACCGACGGCCAGCAGCCCTACCGGCTCGACGAAACCAATTGGAAAACGATCCTGCGCATCAACTACAACGTCAACACGACGATCAAGCCGATGACGGACCAGGAACTTTACGGCGTCGAGGAATATTGGGCGATCCCGACGACGGCAGGCGATTGCGAAGACTATGCGCTGCTGAAACGAAAGCTGCTGCATGAAGCCGGCGTCCCGCTTTCGGATCTCCTGATGACCGTTGTCCTGCAGCCGAATGGCGAAGGCCATGCGATCCTGACCATCCGCACGGATCGCGGCGACTTCGTCCTCGACAACATGCGCAACAAGGTCCTGATCTGGTCTGAAACGGAATACCGCTTCCTCAAGCGTCAGGCCACAGACAATTCGGCCAAGTGGGTCAAGCTGGACGACGGCCGCGTCACGTCCACGTCGGTCGGCACGCTTCGCTGA
- a CDS encoding ferredoxin, 2Fe-2S → MPKLTIIAFDGTPFEIDAQSGSTVMENAVRNSVPGIEAECGGACACATCHVYVDEAWSEKVGSPEPMEEDMLDFAFDVRPTSRLSCQIKMSDAFDGLVVRVPEKQA, encoded by the coding sequence ATGCCCAAGCTGACAATCATCGCGTTCGACGGAACGCCGTTCGAAATTGATGCGCAGTCCGGTTCGACGGTGATGGAAAATGCCGTCCGCAACTCCGTTCCAGGTATCGAGGCGGAATGTGGTGGCGCCTGTGCCTGTGCCACCTGTCATGTCTATGTCGATGAGGCATGGTCCGAAAAGGTCGGGTCGCCGGAGCCGATGGAAGAGGACATGCTGGACTTTGCCTTTGACGTGCGCCCCACGTCGCGGCTGTCCTGTCAGATCAAGATGTCGGATGCGTTTGACGGGCTCGTCGTACGCGTGCCGGAAAAGCAGGCCTAA